From a region of the Leptospira montravelensis genome:
- a CDS encoding WG repeat-containing protein, with amino-acid sequence MKFIQFSILTIVSLSFLVCSSLPKKENPTYNGCSLKFKVIELEYTKDRKHHLVFEDNRIKVGGVIYDDLSSVFDDWIRAKKNGKYGFIDLKDKVVMDFEFSLVGDFNEGYAVFRAGEDRKDPRGFVDKKGDLLGNQYYDMTYLFQNGLAGVEINKKYGFIDRNGKVVIPIKYDFITGIIDGWGIFKREEHQGLLNSKGQEKMFIHDKYELRGYYYEGTIVYKYLKKEGIMDSNFKEITPPNFDYIGNFHEGLVRFKIGNKWGFLDKNGKIVIEPKFDSEYDFSEGYASVSIGEKYGIINPKGEYLIEPKFSYISSFHEGLAVVEEDGKKGFINKNAEWVVPPVFDKLNSYKDGVFTFAIEEKWGFVNLRNCKN; translated from the coding sequence ATGAAATTCATTCAATTCAGTATTCTAACTATCGTAAGTTTATCTTTTTTAGTATGTTCAAGTTTACCTAAAAAGGAAAATCCAACCTACAATGGTTGTTCATTAAAATTTAAAGTAATAGAATTAGAATATACCAAAGATCGTAAACACCATTTAGTCTTTGAAGACAATAGGATCAAGGTTGGTGGAGTGATTTACGATGATTTATCTTCAGTCTTTGATGACTGGATCCGTGCTAAAAAAAATGGAAAATATGGATTTATTGATCTCAAAGATAAAGTTGTTATGGATTTCGAATTTTCTCTGGTTGGAGACTTTAATGAAGGTTATGCCGTTTTTAGAGCAGGCGAGGATCGAAAAGATCCAAGAGGATTTGTAGACAAAAAAGGAGATTTATTAGGAAATCAATATTATGATATGACCTATCTATTTCAAAATGGATTGGCTGGCGTAGAAATTAATAAGAAATATGGATTCATTGATAGAAACGGAAAAGTTGTCATCCCGATCAAATATGATTTTATAACAGGAATTATTGATGGATGGGGAATATTCAAAAGAGAGGAACACCAAGGCCTACTCAACAGCAAGGGCCAAGAAAAAATGTTCATTCATGATAAATACGAACTTCGAGGATACTATTATGAAGGAACAATCGTATACAAATACTTAAAAAAAGAAGGAATCATGGATTCAAACTTCAAAGAAATTACTCCGCCAAACTTTGATTATATTGGTAATTTCCATGAAGGTTTAGTTAGATTTAAAATTGGCAATAAATGGGGATTTTTAGATAAAAATGGAAAGATTGTAATAGAGCCAAAATTTGATTCTGAATATGATTTTAGCGAAGGATACGCATCCGTTTCCATTGGGGAAAAGTATGGAATCATTAACCCAAAAGGTGAATACCTGATTGAACCTAAGTTTTCCTATATCTCTTCTTTTCATGAAGGCCTTGCAGTTGTGGAGGAAGACGGAAAAAAAGGTTTTATAAATAAAAATGCAGAATGGGTAGTACCTCCCGTTTTTGATAAATTAAATTCTTACAAAGATGGAGTTTTTACTTTTGCCATTGAAGAGAAATGGGGCTTTGTCAATTTAAGGAACTGTAAGAACTAA
- a CDS encoding DUF3995 domain-containing protein, which produces MTPIAITSSLLLLFLAAIHVYWGFGGLWPGKNKQELIDLVFGKGDRFPAPFMCLLVAIFLFFFSLLPILWILKTKLSLDGKMIFRLRILLTIVSLIFLLRGLLAYFPFITKQWKPIFVYYTKRIYNPLCISIGLVLLIQILI; this is translated from the coding sequence ATGACTCCCATTGCCATTACCTCATCTCTCTTACTTCTTTTCCTCGCAGCCATCCACGTCTATTGGGGTTTTGGGGGACTTTGGCCAGGGAAAAACAAACAAGAATTAATTGACTTAGTCTTCGGAAAAGGAGATAGATTTCCAGCACCGTTCATGTGTTTGTTAGTTGCTATCTTTCTATTTTTTTTCTCCTTGTTACCTATTCTATGGATTTTGAAGACTAAACTATCATTAGATGGCAAAATGATCTTTAGATTAAGAATTCTTTTGACAATTGTATCATTGATTTTTTTATTACGAGGATTACTTGCTTATTTTCCATTCATCACAAAACAATGGAAACCTATATTTGTCTATTACACAAAACGAATTTACAATCCATTATGTATTTCCATTGGACTAGTTCTACTAATTCAAATTTTAATTTAA
- a CDS encoding DUF2200 domain-containing protein, with protein MEPSDKHNEKMAQMTFATVYPLYLTKVIKKGRTKKELDLVIEWLTSFDSKKIKELIDEKVNFQTFFEKAKLNKNAHLITGMICGYRVEEIQNPLTQKVRYLDKLVDELAKGKAIEKILRNV; from the coding sequence ATGGAACCATCAGACAAACATAACGAAAAAATGGCTCAAATGACTTTTGCCACAGTTTATCCACTGTATCTGACAAAGGTAATAAAAAAAGGTAGAACCAAAAAGGAATTGGATTTGGTAATTGAATGGTTAACTTCTTTTGATTCAAAAAAAATAAAAGAATTAATAGATGAGAAGGTTAACTTCCAAACATTCTTTGAGAAAGCAAAATTAAATAAAAATGCACATCTGATTACAGGTATGATTTGCGGATATCGAGTGGAAGAAATACAAAACCCTTTAACCCAAAAAGTCAGATACTTGGACAAATTGGTGGATGAATTAGCAAAGGGAAAGGCGATAGAAAAAATATTGCGAAATGTATAA
- a CDS encoding MBL fold metallo-hydrolase: MKKIQTIYSDNDHKWSVIARDPSKPNWLIDTNEYLIESNGMGLLTDPGGSEIFPEVFSALVEVFPASQIQNIFASHQDPDIVSSISLWLEVNPSIRCYVSWLWTGFLPHFGGNADTFIPMPDEGMEIIHQNIKLRSIPAHFLHSAGNLNLWDPKAKILFSGDVGAALLPEDETDLIVKDFDKHVRFMEKFHKRWMASEQAKIAWCERISHLKPDMLCPQHGSVFQGPDVERFINWFSELKIGMDALALPKP; encoded by the coding sequence ATGAAAAAAATTCAAACTATCTATTCGGACAACGATCACAAATGGTCAGTAATTGCAAGAGATCCTTCCAAACCCAATTGGCTCATCGATACCAACGAATATCTAATAGAATCAAATGGAATGGGTCTACTCACAGATCCAGGTGGTAGCGAAATTTTTCCCGAAGTATTTTCTGCACTTGTAGAAGTATTTCCTGCATCACAAATTCAGAATATTTTTGCTTCTCATCAAGACCCAGATATAGTTTCGTCTATATCTCTTTGGCTAGAAGTCAACCCATCAATTCGTTGTTATGTGAGCTGGCTGTGGACAGGATTTTTACCACACTTTGGTGGAAATGCAGATACATTCATTCCTATGCCCGACGAAGGTATGGAAATCATACACCAAAACATCAAACTGAGATCCATACCTGCGCACTTTTTACATAGTGCTGGAAATTTAAATCTTTGGGATCCCAAGGCAAAAATCTTATTTAGTGGAGATGTAGGTGCCGCCTTACTTCCAGAAGACGAAACAGATTTGATTGTAAAAGATTTTGATAAACATGTTCGATTTATGGAAAAATTTCATAAACGTTGGATGGCATCTGAACAAGCAAAAATAGCTTGGTGTGAACGAATTTCCCATCTCAAACCAGATATGCTTTGTCCACAACACGGATCAGTGTTTCAAGGTCCCGACGTGGAACGATTTATCAACTGGTTTTCGGAATTAAAAATTGGAATGGATGCTTTGGCGCTTCCGAAACCATAA
- a CDS encoding beta-propeller fold lactonase family protein, giving the protein MKTDRLHRLNLPSFYKFQKVLSLFLCIFSFNACLLNPIVHDLLFPEKKSSSNSLLALWALLANAESSVELNRNWAGIRKGESLQLEAKYYIFGSQVDSSFQWSSSNNTVATVDANGFVQSIGNGKVIITATSADGRAKADCDITVFTGYVYTSLDLNSSVAFLTMNHTTGLLSHYASFPTGNGPTGIGVEPSGKFLYTGDFYGNTISQHLINQTTGALTQNSPTTAAAGNSPRNLVITPDGKYLYLASEGTQSIHAFAINGDGTLSFLNFYNTSIVHSQIQISRNGNFIFFMNPSVTEVTSFRINYADGSLSQVNISPSFPNDGSGHITTHPNGKYIYVGSFPAVTVLSFDKNTGSMSIVDSVFHGKSINSTAIHPSGSFLYLVHINEDTISCYTVDSKSGKISYSSNVTTFAYSSIRFMIIDPTGRFAYVAANGGNLIQYSINQTTGELILLGKVDIGAVQWNLTFL; this is encoded by the coding sequence ATGAAAACAGATCGTTTACATCGATTGAATCTTCCGTCGTTCTATAAATTCCAAAAAGTTTTATCTTTATTTCTTTGTATTTTTTCTTTTAATGCCTGTCTTCTCAATCCTATTGTTCATGATCTTCTTTTTCCAGAAAAAAAATCCTCTTCGAATTCATTACTGGCTCTTTGGGCTTTACTAGCAAATGCGGAATCCTCTGTAGAGTTAAATCGCAATTGGGCCGGAATTCGGAAAGGGGAAAGTTTACAGTTAGAAGCAAAATATTATATTTTCGGATCACAAGTCGATTCATCATTCCAATGGTCTAGTAGCAATAACACAGTAGCTACTGTGGATGCTAATGGATTTGTACAAAGTATCGGCAATGGAAAGGTAATTATCACTGCTACCTCAGCTGATGGAAGGGCAAAAGCTGACTGTGATATTACAGTTTTTACAGGTTACGTTTATACAAGTTTAGATCTAAACTCATCGGTTGCCTTTCTCACTATGAATCACACAACAGGTTTGTTGTCCCATTATGCTTCTTTTCCAACTGGAAATGGACCGACTGGGATTGGAGTGGAGCCATCAGGTAAATTTTTGTATACTGGTGATTTTTATGGCAACACGATCTCGCAACATTTAATCAACCAAACGACAGGGGCTTTGACTCAAAATTCTCCAACCACAGCAGCAGCTGGAAATAGTCCTCGCAACCTTGTGATCACTCCAGATGGAAAGTATTTGTATTTGGCTTCTGAAGGCACTCAATCCATCCACGCCTTTGCAATTAACGGAGATGGTACTCTTAGTTTTCTTAATTTTTATAACACTTCCATTGTACATTCACAAATTCAAATTTCAAGAAATGGAAATTTTATATTTTTTATGAATCCTTCTGTAACAGAGGTCACTTCATTTCGAATCAACTATGCTGATGGAAGTTTATCACAAGTTAACATAAGTCCATCTTTTCCCAATGATGGATCCGGTCATATAACAACTCACCCCAATGGCAAATATATATATGTTGGATCCTTTCCTGCAGTTACAGTATTAAGTTTTGATAAAAATACGGGCAGCATGAGTATCGTGGATTCTGTTTTTCATGGTAAAAGTATCAATAGTACTGCAATTCATCCCAGTGGAAGTTTTCTTTATTTAGTTCATATCAATGAAGATACAATTTCTTGTTATACAGTAGATTCCAAAAGTGGTAAAATTTCCTATTCTTCTAATGTAACTACTTTTGCATATAGTAGCATTCGATTTATGATCATTGATCCAACGGGACGATTTGCTTATGTCGCTGCAAACGGCGGAAATTTAATTCAATATAGTATCAACCAAACTACTGGGGAACTGATTCTTTTGGGAAAAGTCGATATAGGCGCGGTTCAGTGGAATTTAACTTTTCTATAG
- a CDS encoding calcium:proton antiporter has protein sequence MPNTKTLSSNDWLSISSFLVLVFALLAPIGEGLLIVFAVVFLAVGISSAVHSAEVIAERVGPSLGTLILAISVTVIEVALIVSLMSNDTADSPQIARDTVFAALMIVTNGIIGICILLGGLKHKELGFQSVGTTALLGVLAVLSTLTLILPLYTTTTNKGTYSAGQLIFVSFASLVLYGSLVWSQTKSHKNFFSAGEIESSLEETSTNRPSKKRAITSFISLLFSLVAVVGLSKILSPTIENTISALGAPKAVVGIVIAILVLAPETLAAMNAAKINELQTSLNLALGSGAASIALTIPVVSLYSLLFDKPLTLGLDSKGIVFLMVTFLAGSFTFGSGRTTSLHGLIHLVIMASFLAISLMP, from the coding sequence ATGCCAAATACAAAAACACTTTCATCCAATGATTGGCTTTCGATCTCTTCCTTTTTAGTTTTAGTCTTTGCTTTGTTAGCTCCTATTGGCGAAGGACTTCTCATTGTATTCGCCGTTGTTTTTTTAGCCGTTGGAATTTCAAGTGCAGTTCATAGTGCAGAAGTCATTGCTGAACGCGTAGGTCCATCACTCGGAACTTTGATTTTGGCAATCTCAGTAACAGTGATTGAAGTAGCATTGATAGTCAGCTTAATGAGTAATGACACTGCTGACTCACCGCAAATCGCAAGAGATACAGTTTTTGCAGCTTTAATGATTGTCACAAATGGAATTATTGGTATCTGTATTTTGTTAGGTGGACTAAAACATAAAGAATTGGGTTTTCAATCAGTAGGGACAACGGCCTTACTGGGAGTCCTTGCCGTACTGTCCACTCTTACGTTAATTTTACCATTATACACTACAACCACTAACAAAGGAACTTACAGTGCAGGACAACTAATATTTGTATCTTTTGCATCACTGGTTTTGTATGGATCACTTGTTTGGTCACAAACAAAATCTCATAAGAACTTTTTTTCTGCAGGAGAAATTGAATCATCTTTAGAAGAAACATCCACAAACAGACCTTCTAAAAAACGAGCCATTACAAGTTTTATTTCACTTTTATTTTCACTTGTGGCTGTCGTAGGTTTATCAAAAATTCTTAGCCCTACCATAGAAAACACAATTTCTGCGTTAGGTGCACCAAAGGCGGTTGTGGGAATTGTCATTGCGATTCTTGTTCTTGCACCAGAAACATTGGCTGCCATGAATGCTGCAAAAATCAATGAACTTCAAACTAGTTTAAATTTGGCATTAGGATCTGGTGCTGCAAGTATTGCACTTACTATACCAGTAGTTAGCCTTTATTCATTATTATTCGATAAACCACTTACCCTTGGATTGGATTCCAAGGGTATTGTTTTTCTGATGGTAACATTTCTCGCAGGTAGTTTCACTTTCGGCTCAGGAAGAACCACATCACTTCATGGACTCATTCACTTAGTGATCATGGCATCCTTTTTGGCGATTTCACTGATGCCTTAG